The Streptomyces sp. NBC_00576 genome contains the following window.
CCCCTCCTCCGTCAGGGAGCCGAACAGACGCAGCCGTGAGATTCCGCCGTCCGGATAGATGTCCACGCGCGCGTGCGTGCCCGTCGCCGGGGTCGGCAGGACGAAGCGGTGGTTGGTGTCGGGCTGGAGGCGGGTGCGCGGGAGGATCTCCGTCCACTCGCCGTTCTCGCCGTCCCGGAGCGACACCGTCGCCCAGCCCGCGCTGTTGCCCTTCAGATACGCCGTGTCGATCTCGACGGCCCGGATCTCCGACCGGGCCACCAGCCGGTAGCGAATCCAGTCGTTGCCCTGGTCGCGGCGGCGGCGCGTCTCCCAGCCGTCGTCCATCTTGCGGGAGCGCCCCGGCTGGATGGTGTTCGACGCCGGTGAGTAGAAGAGGTTGGACGCGTCCTCGGCCCGGCCGCCGTTCTCCAGGGCGACCACGTCGAAGGTGCCCAGCACCGCCAGCCACTTCGGGTCCGGGACCACCTCGCCGTACACCCGTAGGCGCGCGATCCCCCCGTCGGGATGCTGGTTGACCCGCAGGTGCGTGAAGCGCTGTTCGAGCGACACCTCGAAGCCGTTGGCCGCGTGGCCGCCCACCTTCGTGCGCGGCACCAGCGTCGTCCACTTCACGTCGTCCGCCAGCAGTTCCTCGGGGGACGGGGAGCCGGGCACCGACACGCCCTCCACCGACACGGCCTGCGGGTAGTTGCCGCGGAAGTGGGCCGTGTCGACCACGATGCCGCGTACGACGCCCGGGGCGCCGAGCCGTACGAGCGCCCAGTCGTGGTCCTGTGCCGTCGGCCACGGGTGCTCGGCGGACGCGCCGCGCCTGCGCCGGGTCTCCCAGCCGTCCATGATCTTGCCCTTGTGGCCGAAGTGCTCGGGCACGAACTCGGCGGGCTCGGCCACGAGCATGTTCTCGCGGTCGGCGAAGAACTCGTCGTTGGCGGCGATCACCCCGGCCCCGAGACGACGGTCGGCGAGATTCGCGTGCTGGGTGAAGGGGAAGTCCGCGGTGCGGTAGTCCGCGTACGGGTCGCCGCCTCCGTAGGGGTTCGCGTCGCCGGTGAAGCTCGGAATCGCGGTCACGGTGATCAGTTCTGCCTTTCGGACTTCGGAGTCGGCCGTTGCGGGTGCCTGGGGGAGGAGGATCCGGTCAGGGGGTACGGGTGAGGAGTTGTCCCTTCGGTTCGGTGAACTCGCCCTCCGCCACGATGCGTTCGCCACGCAGCCACGTCGACCTGACGACACCGCTGAGGGTCCTGCCCGCGTACGCCGTCACGCGGTTGCGGTGTTCGAGGGCCGCCGGGTCCACGGTGAACGTCTCGTCCGGCGCGAGTACGGCGAAGTCGGCGTCCCGGCCCGCCTCGATGGCACCCTTGCGCGCGCCGAGGCCCACCAGTGCTGCCGTGCGCGTGGACATCCAGCGCACGACGTCCTCCAGGGAGTGGCCCCTTGTGCGCGCCTGGGTCCACACCGCCGCGAGGCTCAGCTGCAGCCCGGAGATGCCGCCCCACGCCGTGGCGAAGTCGGCGGTCTTGAGGTCGGCGGTGGACGGTGAGTGGTCGGTGACCACGCAGTCGATCGTGCCGTCGGCGAGCGCCTGCCAGAGGAGGTCCTGGTTGGCGGCCTCGCGGATGGGCGGGCAGCACTTGAACTCGCTGGCGCCGTCCGGGACTTCCTCGGCGGTGAGGGTCAGGTAGTGGGGGCACGTCTCCACGGTGATCCGCACCCCCTCCGCCTTCGCCGCGGCGATCAGCGGCAGCGCGTCGCTCGACGACAGGTGCAGGACGTGCACGCGCGCGTGCAGGCGCTTCGCCTGTTCGATCAGGTTCGCGATCGCCCTGTCCTCCGCGCCGCGCGGGCGGGAGGCGAGGAAGTGTGCGTACTCGGGACCGCCCTGCTGCGGGGCCGCGTCGAGATGGTGCGGGTCCTCGGCGTGCACGATGAGCAGGCCGTCGAAGCCGGCGATCTCGGCCATCGACCGGGCGAGTCGCTCCTGGTCGAGGT
Protein-coding sequences here:
- the allB gene encoding allantoinase AllB; translated protein: MSDIELVLRSTRVITPEGTRAATVAVADGRIAAVLPYEADVPSGARLEDFGDDALLPGLVDTHVHVNDPGRTEWEGFWTATRAAAAGGITTLVDMPLNSLPPTTTVDHLRTKREVAAGKAHIDVGFWGGALPDNVKDLRPLHDAGVFGFKAFLSPSGVDEFPHLDQERLARSMAEIAGFDGLLIVHAEDPHHLDAAPQQGGPEYAHFLASRPRGAEDRAIANLIEQAKRLHARVHVLHLSSSDALPLIAAAKAEGVRITVETCPHYLTLTAEEVPDGASEFKCCPPIREAANQDLLWQALADGTIDCVVTDHSPSTADLKTADFATAWGGISGLQLSLAAVWTQARTRGHSLEDVVRWMSTRTAALVGLGARKGAIEAGRDADFAVLAPDETFTVDPAALEHRNRVTAYAGRTLSGVVRSTWLRGERIVAEGEFTEPKGQLLTRTP
- the alc gene encoding allantoicase, whose amino-acid sequence is MTAIPSFTGDANPYGGGDPYADYRTADFPFTQHANLADRRLGAGVIAANDEFFADRENMLVAEPAEFVPEHFGHKGKIMDGWETRRRRGASAEHPWPTAQDHDWALVRLGAPGVVRGIVVDTAHFRGNYPQAVSVEGVSVPGSPSPEELLADDVKWTTLVPRTKVGGHAANGFEVSLEQRFTHLRVNQHPDGGIARLRVYGEVVPDPKWLAVLGTFDVVALENGGRAEDASNLFYSPASNTIQPGRSRKMDDGWETRRRRDQGNDWIRYRLVARSEIRAVEIDTAYLKGNSAGWATVSLRDGENGEWTEILPRTRLQPDTNHRFVLPTPATGTHARVDIYPDGGISRLRLFGSLTEEGAGELRARHQELGG